One stretch of Rhinolophus ferrumequinum isolate MPI-CBG mRhiFer1 chromosome 3, mRhiFer1_v1.p, whole genome shotgun sequence DNA includes these proteins:
- the GPR6 gene encoding G-protein coupled receptor 6 encodes MNASASSLNESQVVAVAAERAATAVGARDTGEWGPPAAAAAAAALGASGTANGSLELSSQMATGPPGLLLSAVNPWDVLLCVSGTVITGENALVVALIASTPALRTPMFVLVGSLATADLLAGCGLILHFVFQYVVPSDTVSLLTVGFLVSSFAASVSSLLAITVDRYLSLYNALTYYSRRTLLGVHLLLAATWTVSLGLGLLPVLGWNCLAERAACSVVRPLTRSHVALLSATFFAVFGIMLHLYVRICQVVWRHAHQIALQQHCLAPPHLAATRKGVGTLAVVLGTFGVSWLPFAIYCVVGSREDPAVYTYATLLPATYNSMINPVIYAFRNQEIQRALWLLFCGCFQSKVPFRSRSPSEV; translated from the coding sequence ATGAACGCGAGCGCCTCCTCGCTCAACGAGTCCcaggtggtggcagtggcagcCGAGAGAGCGGCCACAGCAGTAGGGGCGCGGGACACCGGTGAATGGGGGCCCCCTGCAgcggctgcggctgcggctgcgCTGGGAGCCAGCGGCACGGCTAATGGGTCTCTGGAGCTGTCTTCGCAGATGGCCACCGGGCCACCTGGGCTGCTCCTGTCAGCGGTGAATCCATGGGACGTGCTGCTGTGCGTGTCGGGGACGGTGATCACAGGAGAAAACGCGCTGGTCGTGGCGCTCATCGCGTCCACCCCGGCGCTACGCACACCCATGTTTGTGCTGGTGGGCAGCCTGGCCACCGCAGATCTCCTGGCGGGCTGTGGCCTGATCCTGCATTTCGTGTTCCAGTACGTGGTGCCCTCGGACACAGTGAGCCTGCTCACCGTGGGCTTCCTCGTGTCCTCCTTTGCTGCCTCAGTCAGCAGCCTGCTGGCCATCACCGTGGACCGCTATCTGTCCCTTTACAACGCGCTCACCTACTACTCGCGCAGGACCCTGTTGGGCGTGCACCTTCTGCTCGCCGCCACCTGGACGGTGTCCCTAGGCCTCGGGCTGCTGCCGGTGCTCGGCTGGAACTGCCTGGCAGAGCGTGCCGCCTGCAGCGTGGTGCGCCCACTGACGCGCAGCCACGTGGCGCTGCTCTCCGCCACCTTCTTCGCGGTCTTCGGCATCATGCTGCACTTGTACGTGCGCATCTGCCAGGTGGTCTGGCGCCACGCTCACCAGATCGCGCTGCAGCAGCACTGCTTGGCGCCCCCCCACCTCGCGGCCACCAGAAAGGGCGTGGGGACCCTGGCAGTGGTGCTGGGTACTTTCGGCGTCAGCTGGCTGCCCTTCGCCATATACTGCGTGGTGGGCAGCCGCGAGGACCCAGCGGTCTACACCTACGCCACCCTGCTGCCTGCCACCTACAACTCCATGATCAATCCTGTCATCTATGCCTTCCGCAACCAGGAGATCCAGCGCGCGCTGTGGCTCCTGTTCTGTGGCTGTTTCCAGTCCAAAGTGCCCTTCCGCTCCAGGTCCCCCAGTGAGGTCTGA